CTTCATGTGATGATCAGTCAGGTctatttattattatgcctcgaggcgtagccgcacgagggatacggtaaagctgactgtgtatgtgtgtgtgtctgtttcaGTTGTAACTGCTCGACGGTTGCAAAACTAGCAGCTTCTAgacttctagccacgttctcttggatttgatTCGTAGATTAGCAAACTGTTAGCCTTGCgataaagcgctagctttttgttagatacaagagtcagaaagatCTGttaagcagctagctatagtcctggatgtaatgcgcatgcatgctcatCCCACATGTTAAAATCATGTGAATTAAATTAGGTTTTCCACAACTCAAGGTTGAACGAACTTACTTATTTTTCTTGGGGTCCTGGTATACCAGTAAACCACAATGATATACCATTATAAAATGATAACaattatagatacatgtacacaagtcttttctctGCTTGTTTAGATATACTGTACTATCTGTGCTTTAATATTTGCAaggtttattatcacaagTTTTTACTCAGGcgtgcctgtggcctcaagagtgTGTGCCTGTACATGTGGCCATGTCGTAAGTGTAGCTAGCCAGTTGTGGCCTCAAGAGTTTGTGTCTTGTCTGATTAGTGTAGCCCATGCGCATTAATTCACgtaaaagttggtaaagggtcatgagtacaaaaaacaaatatcgtgTCGGTCCATCACAACGGTgcacttcgctcgccccaattagtAGTGTAATAGCTCAGTTATAGCCTTTACTTTACACAGCTCCGATTGTCATCAAGTTCCAACAGAACGAGTATGAAGTAACGGAGGGAAGTAATGCACAAGTGTGTCTGGTTATCACGAATGGCACTGACTTGTCATCAACTGGGATCACTATTGACGTGTGTCTGAACTCTACTAGTACGTTGtagcataataaattattatcaaCATAATTACCATAATATTTTATCACAATAATTGGTAATTATGTTCCAATTGGAAAATGTGCTtttaaattatacatgtgtagcattgctgcagtgtcttataccgtatagcgggtaattttcgggggacaaaatattcgtggttcagcaatattgagacatttcgtgggtaatattttcgtggttgctgttTGCACTTGCAGGTAAAGTAGGCAagggtcgcttcattcgtgggtaaaatattcgtggtcagacctccaaccacgaataccacgaatattttgccccaagaaaattacacgctatacggtatatagacTGATGGTGAATCTAATTATGTAGGAAATGTTTCAGAATGCTTTCAAGTGCATTTCCCTGAGGGTTCTACTGTCGATAAACACCAATGCACTAACTTTTCGACTACTTCTCTGAATGCCGGTCGATACATATTGATAGCGGAACTATTAACTCTGCCTAAGAATTCGCCATCTGTTATCACGACTGACTCTGCAACATTAATCATTCTCAAAAGTTAGTTAAGCTGTATGACCATTGTgctttataatattatttgctCGTCCATATCACAGGCTTCAATTGGGCTGCTGTTGCTGTTcctgttgttgtttttgttgtttttgttgtttttgttgtttttgctgctgttgttgttgttgttgttgttgttgttattGTTTTTGTTATTGTTGATAGATGTGCTGGTGCTGGTGCTGGTGCTGGTGCTGGTGCTGGTGCTGGTGCTGGTGGTGTAGCAGCTGGGGAAGATGCTGTTAACCCCCCTGAACGCGAGGAAGATGCCGCTAACCCCCCTGTACATGAGGAAGATGCTGTTAACCCCCCTGAACGCGTGGAGATTAATGTACCTGATGCTCAAGATGAAAGGGAAGTACCTCTGGGTGAAGCTGAGACTATACCATATTCTCGTTCAGTGCAAGAAAGAGGTGCATCACTCTATACTtgttctatacatgtatacacaaaaaTATAAAATAAATACATTCACTATTATAGAAATCTACCATAGTTGATTTTTATTGACCTTGAGCCCCATCCATTTACGCGACTATTCGGGTTGGTGTAAAACAGGCCATTCTAATCCagattagatcatgtttgccataaatactgcaatctgattggctaaaggtaGTGTTCTacccaacttagaaaatcatgtacttacttagacaATCACTTAGACAATCGTGTAGCAAAGTTACATTTAAATCTGATTGactctaaaatgcttagacactgtttaggaagtttccacatgatttagaactAGTAGAACCTTCATTACGTTCGAGATACTACAACCCAGTGGCGggtccaggaaaaatgaaaggggggttccaaactaACGAGCGTGAGTCGTGAAAAGTCGTGCGCAGCGCGAATTTTttggggttacgcccacttacGGTCACACggactagggaaaatccctTACTctgccaggggaagtcccataatagacttgtgtagagctagctagctgccacaaacagtcaactagctagcctaggctaacctgaacactcctttggcagttgatacatcaaaacaacaggtacaatcattgaatcaaattacaatagctacaaaaactgataaatagctagctggtgtcATTAAGCTTCTTCTAAAGTTAGttcaaaagggggggtcaagggaccccatggaccctcctctggatccgccactgcaacCGGCTTCTAAATCCTGTAGAAACTTCAGCCAACCCACCTCCTCTGGAGACAGTGGGTTAACTATGACTGTAATGCAGAGGTGTCGTAGAGTTAACATAAGCCTGTATTTTTTATCAGATTTATGGTTGTTTTTTCTCTGTGCAAACTATACTGCATGTGGTCAGAACTATAATCGGGGTGTACTGGTGTtgtgtcagaggaggtacgtcaTCCGTGTGTCAAAAGAAGTTTTTAAACTCACATttcttaggtcaaagttcaattgcGTGTTACCTGCCAAACTTAAACATAAGCACTGGGCTATTTTTAGCTGCCAAAAGTTTGATTTGTGCACTGTTTTATCTAGGTTATAGCTACGTATTAGCTTAATCAACCATCGTTTCAGCTTCAAATCTTCAGGAGGGAGGCCTGGAGTTGCTATGAGTTGCTATGAGTATtgatcatagatagagtagaaggggattggcaacggaagtggttcacgtgatgttttacaatgaagtctatgtAGAGCTCAGAAACAATCCGTGTTTCGCTTTCTACCCCGGGTAAGTTTACCAGGAAACTTATTAAGTCTAATCATAGTCTATGCATGTGTCTCAAAGACCCCTCTAACACTTAAACAAATGCCCCCTGATGGTGAGTATCATTTGGAAGAAGTAGCTAGTCTAACACAGAGCgatttttcatgcttgtgtttaGTTTAGCTACTAcgatatagctaaggttgtgtcactaagtagtgtgctgtgtcccaaatggccgcAAGTATTATTTTGATAAAGTTgcatgtttagcagcagaactgttcgtggactttttacagacagcaaaaacaattctcatgaattattcatgtttagacccCACGTtggaagtaagcctcgattaaaaccgcggggaaacacggatggtacttcgagggtaccttgtttccaatccctctctactcaatctatggtttgatgtgctattgaactttgacccggATATAATATGGAATGTGGGTCTTtaagacacgcggatgtcgtacctcctctgatgttgTGTACTGGCGTTGTCTAACTTAAGCTACCTGTAAACACTTGTATAGTAactaactattaattttagtggaATCTAAATATTGTTCAATATTTTACATAGGAGATCGACCTCCTGGTTCAGCAACTCTCAGGGGGAGCCAGAGTGGTGATGATCAATCTGATTTGCAATGTAAAGACCTTCCAAGTTTTACTATTCAAATGGTATAATACCACTAATTTTAGTAGATTGTATGTGATCATGGTTAATTTTCTGTCACCCAGAGTTATTATTCATTTGCTGTTAACATTTTTCAGGGTGAAAATGCCGATACTCCCCCTGATATGTCCCACGGATCTACTCAACTCAGTAACAGTTCTTCCACTAGTTATTTTGCAATGGTCTCGCAGACAATGCGCAACAAGGTAGTGTACATCACGTACTGCACTTGCTCTTTGTGTTGTTTTACAAGTCATGTGTGACTATCATCATACCTACAGTCGTACAGTACAAACAACATTGCTGACACTGCAGTTATTGTATTCGTTTATTTTGTAGGAAAGTGCCAACAACGTTAACTCTATAGGCCTGAAGCTACCTATAGCTAATACGTCCATCACTCTCAATGATACTGATGGTTTTTCCACCAGTATACATCTGTTCCAACAGCGGACACAGACTAAGgtagtgtttataattatatgttatgATGTTTTACAAGTGTATTACCTGTACAGtattacagtacagtacttgCAATATTGTATGAGTCCGTTTACAGCTCATTCTAATTCACTGACTTTTCGTCCCTATATATTTACATAGCCTCTTTCTCGGTTTGGTACGTCACTTGTTCTTCGTGAAAGTGTGCCCAATAAAACCTCCCAAAAGTATTTGGCTAAATCACTGGTAAGCTGGTTGTACTGCAATGTGACATTGATGATGTAGCTAAACTTCAGTATGGTATTGATTCACCTCTATTTCCAATGTATAGGGTTCCTCAATAAAGCCACTAATATAGGCCTGCTTTAATGAATAAACATTGTACGAGCACTTTGTAAACTAGCGCTGATCATAAATTCTTAAAATTGTTTGCTAGTCTCTTTTTTGTTGTTGCTGAGTAAAACTAATGACGTCATGTATaaccaagagtttatgatagagagagagtatcgaacgtaggcatactgtgtatcagatgtatgcggagagtaacgtgacttcctgtatctgtcacaagcttggaatttgcacactgaccaatccaagcgtgggtgatgtaatctactttcttgatagatgacatcacccacacttggaatggtcagtgtgcaaattccaagcttgtgacagatacaggaagtcacgttactctccgcatacatctgatattATTATAGGGGCAGCCATAACTtaccagtatacggaataacGTACATACGTGGTCGCATTTCGTGCAGTCACCGGTATATTAAAGTgaccgtacttcagagagtctagagagtagaatccaCAAACGTGGGAGTatatagttgtacttaaacGTATCTTAAGAttgaaattgtgctgataccattgtgtacgTGAATGAATATCTACAACATTATCTAACCAAAAGagcactaaaaactagcaattttgagcactgcggagCTAGGATGTTTAGatgtaattatgtaaacaACTTAGAACCTTACATAAGATAACCTAACTATGCGACAAAATCCCAGACCTTAGCCGGAAACCGTTAGTCTTCTCTCTCTATATatccgattacccactatgaCAATTGTTTACTAATCACCACAACCCACTACCTtatgttgccatggaaacatGTTtagatatgttgtagcttattcattcacctacacagtgCATGGTAGCAGCACAAAATGTTCCTATCATACATTACATTAAtttgtggtattctactctctagacagGATGGACTGTATCGTATTACTAAAATATTTTGCAAGTGAAAAAacttaataatattatgtcatCAACTGCAAATAGCCTTCATAGTATAGGCCAACTCTGTAGTAATGCATccatatagctatagcatgcAATAATAAAAAACATTATTCGGCAGTAACTGTTATTAATCTACGTATTAATTTTTTCTTCCATATATATGAATGCAGGGTTCCTCAGATGAATCCATGCAGCTAACTGCTTAGCTACCTGTGGTATCCTTACAACATGGAACTAACATTAAGATAAAGActgtgattccgtaaatactgtactgtaaacctgtgattccgtaaatactgtgCTGTGTTAGTTCAtatttagtcatttctgtactattgttctAGATATACCCGctgttacagtacagtatcCATCATAACGACTATTAATACCGCAGTAGTACGAAAATctatatacaataaattattaattaacGTTCTAGAAATTTGAAATTTCGTATTTTACGGCATTTATATACATTTACAACTCAGCATACAGAAATTTCTGCGAATAAATGAGTAAAcgcagaaataattattatctgcaGTTGAAAGTTTAATTCGCAGAAAATATTATCCGCAGAAGGTCTTTTTGCAgaatttttgattttcagaTGATGCTCTACAGTACGTACAAAAAAATACggaaatttccaccatacgattGTTAATTTACCAGCACTTGAAGGTGCTGTAATCTGATTGTAAcataattaatgtatatatGCAAATGCGTAAGTTTAAAATTGAGTATATACTCAtactcgaaataattatatgacactTTTTGTGAAAAAAATTATGCGACACGActattttctgacctctaaccAACAATTTTATGTCACGTCCTAAATGGAGGTCACGATTAAATATAGCCACCTGCatggcctcgattccaagGTCACTTGACATAACAATTAAGCGGTCTGGAATATTAATCGCTCTAAACATGCGACGCAAGCTTTAAACGACCCCTGCTTATATATAAAAGTGTCACTTAAAATTGAATAAGACGGTATGTGATATATTGCTCAGTTTTCGTTTGCGATCAGCTGAAAACTTGCAATTCACAATAGAAAGAGAAcccgatataattatgagtaatcTATTGATACCTTTAAAAATGTACATTTCACAATTAGGAGTCTGCACAGTAATTAAAACTATAAGTTTGGGATGTAGTAGGGACTGCTGGTTCTGAATCATCAATGAGCAATGAGGGACGAGTGTCCACCTGAAGGTTCAGCAGCTGCAATGAAGAGATAAAATGATTAAATTTCTTACTACTGTACAGCAGGTGATTTTGTAGCCAGCaattttcttataattatctctaaaAAGTACATAAATAGACGTTAAAActaatttaagcggcctgtAATTGAGGATTGTAGAATAATCTCCAATTAGATGCAACACCAGGACTTCATCAACCCCTCCCTCCCAAAAAACGACCtttggcttcgtaattattttaccttaatataattatggtacatgaggtgcaaaattttgtatttttcgagggcagacagtacaaaaattaaaactgggataaactcccacgcactggtatttcacatgcaaagctattggtgggtacggTTTCCTGGTATTATTAGAGGACTCTGGAGCAAAATATAGCACCTGCGAACATTTTCCACTTTACGTACCTCTTGACTTCTATAACACTTTTGAGTgaaaaaacatggcgagaagcagcacagcttgcaccactcgtaattttcgcgttaactgctctgccctcgaaaatgtTTCACAAATTAGAACTGGggtaaactcccacgcactgatatttcacatgcaaagttATTGGattgaaacgcgaatattagaacccacgaacattACTTTTCTGGCCAAATAGCGAACATTTCCCGtttcccgctatatatacagtatatgaaAAGGCACTTACCTAGAGAGGTCCCGATGGTGTTCAAATTAATTTGGGTCGGTGGACTTATGTTGATATTGGTAGATCAATGTAGTCAGGGGGATGAGGAAGACACCACAGTATGCAGCTAGCCCTAGATTATGGGGGTCAAACATCTGGGGGTATGTCAGTCTGTCTGCAAGAGCTCTAATCCAGGGTGTGCCTCTATCAAGCCACCGGTACTTATAAGCTGCAATGAACCAATAAATAACAAGACATGTACGTTATAAATGGCTGTAAGCTGCAatcaaataccgtatagcgtgtatatttcaagggtatatatacatgtttgCGGTTTTTGCTGATCAAGCACCCCGAACattatacccacaaatttaatatcgcatgcatgcatgctgcaaaaaggctgctattccgcaaaaattaaatccgcgaaagtttataccctcgaaatatacccactatacggtaaatTTATTACAGAGGTGAGATTTTTGTCTACGGATTTCCAGTTCTTATTTTTATTACTGACAATTTACCGTAGAATATTTTGCAAGGATCAAACATATGCAAATTTTGATCGCTTCGCAAAAAACTGTACTGCCAGAACGCAAAAATTAGACAGCAAagtgtcaaattttctgctgttCATTCGCAATGGTTTtttaccagcaaaatattcatACAGTCATGGCACATTGTTACAAGTACAATCAATGTTGCAATTGCTTTCTGTGGTAAATTGGCCTGTATATACCCTTTAATTCATAGAATGTTCTCAGAAACAAAGCAGCAAGCCCTACAATTCTACACGTGCTACACGCTTGCTAAGTAGATTAGTGCAGCTtctaaaggccacacatagtTTCTGGCAGCAAgataaattatatacacctGTAGAATGCAAAAATAGCCCTGCATTGCAACATGGGAAATTCAAGCTTGTCGATACTTCCCTTCATTTGTTGTATACCAAGCAAAGGTAGTGGCTTGTCCTACTACATTGGATTGTaccataaaaataaaaaagtgGCACTAGGGATTGTTAATGTACGAAGCACACATAACATAGTTTAATGTTCCTGTGGGAAATAGTATTATACTAAACTAAACATTAAGCACTCACCCAAAGAGGGATGGAGAACAGTAGATGTGTAGCCTCTTCCGTGGCGCACACATGTAGCCAGGGTCAGTGCACATATGATAGCCACACCCATATTGCCAAAGTGAGCTGGTGGGAACTGGTGCTTCTTTAGCGGGCCCTTCCCAGAGACAGAGCCACGAGTCTCGTCATCTAAAAATGTCAAGAGAACACTACTTCTAAAGGGTATATGCGTACGTGTGAGGCTTTGTGCACTCGCTATACACAATTTATTTATAAGCAATCACAGTTAAATACAATAGCGTGAAATCGTCATTATTACGACAATACATTGTTCATTTGTAGGTACTAGGTACTAGCACACTGAACTGAATCATACCTGTACCTCCTGATTTAAAGCAGCTCCGTCGTTTGTGAGCCACAGCACTTGAGATGTCCTCTCCAACCTTGACCTTCTGTTGGGTTACAAGCGCTTCTGCCCTTTTGGTCATCTGAGGAATGATAAAAGTGGAGTCAACGTAAACACACCTCGAGATAATGCCCTAGGCTATACACACGTGCACGCaaaagctacgtacatgtagtactgaaATAAATACACGAGAATGGGAACTGTCGTAACAGACTCACACTGTTATCAGACACTCATACatttgtatgtacatacaCTTTCGTGGACCGCgttaactgctaatgagacagtggtCGGTCACTGGTTGAAAAATAACAAGCTACTTATAATCTaaacttgtaggcgatcttcgaaGGTGACAAAAATCGACGGCAGTTGCCATTACAGTAAAAGGCTATATCAGTTTGCCGctgtgcaatgaagctcaacgcacgcACGTGGTGAATGCTCTTCGtatgagcatcttgttcaTGGTATAGTTGAGTTATCAAGCTAAGTGGTGCATGACTCACCCAGGTGGCTCATATGTGCTGTCACGAGGTCCTTGTCGTCCACCAGAGACAATGAATTGGGTAGCATAGGGACTGCACTTAAAATAGATACaagaatacatgtatacattacaTGCATCAGGACCACATGCTCCTTCATGTACACTACCGtacagcgggtaattttcgtggggtaaaaaattcgtttatctggaaaacgatggttttcgtgagtaaaaatttcgtttagtctcgttacCTGTACTGCattaagccacgcctacgttaacatTTTGTGGAAGTCAGCTTTcccacaaaaataacgaactttttaccccacgaaaattaccagctatacggtataacagCTAGTATACTAGTATACGTGTAATCAGCGTACATCAAGTACATGCACAGCCCTTTTCACCTAGCTCACTTAATTTGCAAAAGCAAAAATGCTACTCAGAGTCTAGTATGTGGcccactgtgtgtacatgtaaggtgTGCATTTTAAAGGgttgtacagtgtgcatgcatgcactgtgtgcACAGCTACCCAACTCTTCAATTGTCTGAACACACTTGAGTCTTttgaatcataattattatgtctcggtgcgcatgcgcaagcgaggtatacggtagtgtgtttgtgtgtgtgtgtgcatgtgtgtctgtctgtgtgtgtgtgtagactgctacagctgcacaAGGATCAACgaagtgtaagtaagagtttgtataggcttctagtcatgttttcttggattttaattcgtggatttgcaaataatgcttcgttctcgttacttggaatgccattgcagccttttcagaagagcacatagccaaacttgtttaccgagtattgctactctacttagtagtagctctgcactagaacgctagctattggtagctgcaagagtgagaagagagctgcgaGGCTCTGCTGAcctgcagccattaattttagacttaaacttttggcatagatcgtttaacaacaatcatcgccgatcattacccactctttgagtcatcatgataattataatcattatgtGTATAGAAGCTAgcttagtacatgtagctttatgttatgtagctttggcacctccaccgaggcatcagcacctgcggtgctttcattcattTAATTAGTGGCATGCTTGTATCACATGGGTGGTAGTATATTCACTATAATGACCGTCTTACACATTACCATTATTTTGTTACACACGTACTGAGTGTAGAGCATATACATACCATAGGGTGAGTTTCCATCATCAGAAGCTTGATAACAGTTGGTGCACTGGGGGAAGAC
This is a stretch of genomic DNA from Halichondria panicea chromosome 1, odHalPani1.1, whole genome shotgun sequence. It encodes these proteins:
- the LOC135346250 gene encoding uncharacterized protein LOC135346250 isoform X3, producing the protein MGERHLPRPPGIVRDVSSCHFFDDPSGLKRHFIHTLDGFTCDVIGTDDDCVEELRRRGVVTGDCGLPTSRYSTCSVNRTLIANECCHQGQHQNCSNDTACPPLADTVAITTYDSTPYATGTYPPGTVATISCLQHPGQNSSTCSNRTFHPLPSCETPIVIKFQQNEYEVTEGSNAQVCLVITNGTDLSSTGITIDVCLNSTRNVSECFQVHFPEGSTVDKHQCTNFSTTSLNAGRYILIAELLTLPKNSPSVITTDSATLIILKSFNWAAVAVPVVVFVVFVVFVVFAAVVVVVVVVVIVFVIVDRCAGAGAGAGAGAGAGAGGVAAGEDAVNPPEREEDAANPPVHEEDAVNPPERVEINVPDAQDEREVPLGEAETIPYSRSVQERGDRPPGSATLRGSQSGDDQSDLQCKDLPSFTIQMGENADTPPDMSHGSTQLSNSSSTSYFAMVSQTMRNKESANNVNSIGLKLPIANTSITLNDTDGFSTSIHLFQQRTQTKPLSRFGTSLVLRESVPNKTSQKYLAKSLGSSDESMQLTA
- the LOC135346250 gene encoding uncharacterized protein LOC135346250 isoform X1, with the translated sequence MIKFLTMVPVRHAQVVFPMALLLTFGLCQELRIVRDVSSCHFFDDPSGLKRHFIHTLDGFTCDVIGTDDDCVEELRRRGVVTGDCGLPTSRYSTCSVNRTLIANECCHQGQHQNCSNDTACPPLADTVAITTYDSTPYATGTYPPGTVATISCLQHPGQNSSTCSNRTFHPLPSCETPIVIKFQQNEYEVTEGSNAQVCLVITNGTDLSSTGITIDVCLNSTRNVSECFQVHFPEGSTVDKHQCTNFSTTSLNAGRYILIAELLTLPKNSPSVITTDSATLIILKSFNWAAVAVPVVVFVVFVVFVVFAAVVVVVVVVVIVFVIVDRCAGAGAGAGAGAGAGAGGVAAGEDAVNPPEREEDAANPPVHEEDAVNPPERVEINVPDAQDEREVPLGEAETIPYSRSVQERGDRPPGSATLRGSQSGDDQSDLQCKDLPSFTIQMGENADTPPDMSHGSTQLSNSSSTSYFAMVSQTMRNKESANNVNSIGLKLPIANTSITLNDTDGFSTSIHLFQQRTQTKPLSRFGTSLVLRESVPNKTSQKYLAKSLGSSDESMQLTA
- the LOC135346250 gene encoding uncharacterized protein LOC135346250 isoform X4, which encodes MIKFLTMVPVRHAQVVFPMALLLTFGLCQELRIVRDVSSCHFFDDPSGLKRHFIHTLDGFTCDVIGTDDDCVEELRRRGVVTGDCGLPTSRYSTCSVNRTLIANECCHQGQHQNCSNAPIVIKFQQNEYEVTEGSNAQVCLVITNGTDLSSTGITIDVCLNSTRNVSECFQVHFPEGSTVDKHQCTNFSTTSLNAGRYILIAELLTLPKNSPSVITTDSATLIILKSFNWAAVAVPVVVFVVFVVFVVFAAVVVVVVVVVIVFVIVDRCAGAGAGAGAGAGAGAGGVAAGEDAVNPPEREEDAANPPVHEEDAVNPPERVEINVPDAQDEREVPLGEAETIPYSRSVQERGDRPPGSATLRGSQSGDDQSDLQCKDLPSFTIQMGENADTPPDMSHGSTQLSNSSSTSYFAMVSQTMRNKESANNVNSIGLKLPIANTSITLNDTDGFSTSIHLFQQRTQTKPLSRFGTSLVLRESVPNKTSQKYLAKSLGSSDESMQLTA
- the LOC135346250 gene encoding uncharacterized protein LOC135346250 isoform X2 produces the protein MIKFLTMVPVRHAQVVFPMALLLTFGLCQELRIVRDVSSCHFFDDPSGLKRHFIHTLDGFTCDVIGTDDDCVEELRRRGVVTGDCGLPTSRYSTCSVNRTLIANECCHQGQHQNCSNDTACPPLADTVAITTYDSTPYATGTYPPGTVATISCLQHPGQNSSTCSNRTFHPLPSCETPIVIKFQQNEYEVTEGSNAQVCLVITNGTDLSSTGITIDVCLNSTRNVSECFQVHFPEGSTVDKHQCTNFSTTSLNAGRYILIAELLTLPKNSPSVITTDSATLIILKSFNWAAVAVPVVVFVVFVVFVVFAAVVVVVVVVVIVFVIVDRCAGAGAGAGAGAGAGAGGVAAGEDAVNPPERVEINVPDAQDEREVPLGEAETIPYSRSVQERGDRPPGSATLRGSQSGDDQSDLQCKDLPSFTIQMGENADTPPDMSHGSTQLSNSSSTSYFAMVSQTMRNKESANNVNSIGLKLPIANTSITLNDTDGFSTSIHLFQQRTQTKPLSRFGTSLVLRESVPNKTSQKYLAKSLGSSDESMQLTA
- the LOC135346250 gene encoding uncharacterized protein LOC135346250 isoform X5; translated protein: MIKFLTMVPVRHAQVVFPMALLLTFGLCQELRIVRDVSSCHFFDDPSGLKRHFIHTLDGFTCDVIGTDDDCVEELRRRGVVTGDCGLPTSRYSTCSVNRTLIANECCHQGQHQNCSNDTACPPLADTVAITTYDSTPYATGTYPPGTVATISCLQHPGQNSSTCSNRTFHPLPSCESFNWAAVAVPVVVFVVFVVFVVFAAVVVVVVVVVIVFVIVDRCAGAGAGAGAGAGAGAGGVAAGEDAVNPPEREEDAANPPVHEEDAVNPPERVEINVPDAQDEREVPLGEAETIPYSRSVQERGDRPPGSATLRGSQSGDDQSDLQCKDLPSFTIQMGENADTPPDMSHGSTQLSNSSSTSYFAMVSQTMRNKESANNVNSIGLKLPIANTSITLNDTDGFSTSIHLFQQRTQTKPLSRFGTSLVLRESVPNKTSQKYLAKSLGSSDESMQLTA
- the LOC135346250 gene encoding uncharacterized protein LOC135346250 isoform X6 gives rise to the protein MIKFLTMVPVRHAQVVFPMALLLTFGLCQELRIVRDVSSCHFFDDPSGLKRHFIHTLDGFTCDVIGTDDDCVEELRRRGVVTGDCGLPTSRYSTCSVNRTLIANECCHQGQHQNCSNDTACPPLADTVAITTYDSTPYATGTYPPGTVATISCLQHPGQNSSTCSNRTFHPLPSCESFNWAAVAVVFAAVVVVVVVVVIVFVIVDRCAGAGAGAGAGAGAGAGGVAAGEDAVNPPEREEDAANPPVHEEDAVNPPERVEINVPDAQDEREVPLGEAETIPYSRSVQERGDRPPGSATLRGSQSGDDQSDLQCKDLPSFTIQMGENADTPPDMSHGSTQLSNSSSTSYFAMVSQTMRNKESANNVNSIGLKLPIANTSITLNDTDGFSTSIHLFQQRTQTKPLSRFGTSLVLRESVPNKTSQKYLAKSLGSSDESMQLTA